The genomic window ATTCGCAGAAAATCTTCATTACTCGACTCTTCCCTGTTGTTGAAGAAGTCCTGAAGACGGGCAAGATAGTGGAATGCCTCGTTGGTCGATGGAGAATGATGTATCATCGCATCTTCATATGACTCATCCATTGAAAGTTCCACAGCGGGCTCCTCACCCCGTTCCTTTTGGGCGGGTGAATTACGCTTCGCCTTTACACTGGAATCCTTTGCAAGTTTCTTGGTTCCCATAGGCTGGAGGTGCTGGGTAATAAGTACTTGGTGACGCTTCCGGAAGCGACACAACCATCCCCAGCTTGCCTTGAAGTTGTTGCGACCCAACTCCATCGCCAGCTCCCTGGCCTTTGCACGGATTGTGACACTGGTCACTGGAAGTTTCTTCGCCAACGTCTTCTGCATCCACAACAGCATGGACTTTTCAATGTCGCTGTGGATAGATAGGCGCATGCGTTTACATGAGTGTTCAAAAGACTTGCTGCATTTGACGATCTCCTTTCGCTTCTTCAGTATGGTCCATAGGGTACTGGAGGCAATTCCAAACTGCCGAGCCACCTCAGCCTTTTTTATTTCTGGGTGCTCCTCCACGGCCTTGATAATTTCCAACTTTTTTTCAAGACTCAACGGCAGCCGTTTGATTCCGTTTGCCAATGTTGTAGTTTCTGAAAGGATACACatgttataaataaaaatgcaaatcaGTTAGGAatgaaagaattttgttttgcccCAACATTTAGTCAATCACTCGTAATTTTATGACAAAATTCCATGATGCAACTTTGCTGTGAATCTTGGAACTTAACAATTTAATGTTTGTTCAAGTTTGGCAACTAAGTACATCCTGTACATAAACCACTGCCATTAAAAGCAAGTAAGCATTGCATACAAAATACCATTGATTACATGTGCAAGCTAGTCGTTAGAAGTATGGCTATCTTACTATTTTTAGCCCATTACGAAGTGGATGGCCCCCCTAGCTTAAGTTTGGAACTAGTGTTACTTTTAGATGATCTAGTTTGTATTAGTTAGCACTGCAGTGGCTTGCAGTTGCACTATGGATGGTTATATTAACACACTTTGAATGTCAAGAAGAAAATGCACAGTGACAGGTAGGCTTACTGTGTAAAACTCTAAGGAGAACTTTGTTCACCCtataaaaggaaacaaaaaaacccaacaaacaCAAATCTAATCATTCACTGCACGTTTAGATCGAGACCACACAtgttaaacagcgccctcaagactCTGTTGATTTCTCAACTGCATCCACTCGGTCGTGCCGATAGCATTCAAATTGCATAGCATTCGTAGTTTAATAGCTGAGCTCGTAGGCAAACGCTAAATATAATTTCAAGTTGGTTACAAGTAGGTTATTTTGTTGTACTCACCACACATTTTGACAATCACTCAGTTAAAAAAgcattcaaaattaaaaaaaatcgaagCGTGTCCTGTTTTTCTACGATACGACTGAGCGGCGACCGTATTCAATGACAACAcgacgccattttgttttcagaatAGGATTCCGAATAACCGATAAATGTAAAGTTTTGGAATCGATTGTACCGATTTTATTCGGTTATCTGTTGATGGAATCGCAGCCGTTTATTTCAAACAAATACTTTCTAATGCGGTTTGAGTATTTTCCCTGAAAAAATGGCCAGGCATTACAAATAAACGtgaaaaagaaagagaaaaatgaaaacataaaatttcaatgttttagttATGTGTTCCCTTTTGGTAGTTGTTTTAAAGTGCAAGATTtgttttaagttgtttttttatagctCAAACCCCTTTTTGCCAATTGCCATAAATGGGCagtgaaaataaaacaacctaTACAAAAATAGACAACCAAACAATTAATTTATCTGTACTGCTGTTATACTTTTGCTTTATTTGTAAACAACAACgatacataaacaaaaaaacattcaccAAGTATACAGTTTTCGTGCCCTGTCTACAATTCATTCGCCTGCTAGCTTCAGATTTAAATATTGATTTGATCttttaaaacaacacaaaaacacacacttATTATACATATACCTCTTGGGAGGAATCTTTGTACTTTGTAATCAACTTTTTTTTAGTTCTATTATTCAGAATGGTTAACATTTCAGAAAACTAAATTTCAATTGAGCCCACTACTCCATGAGTCCATGTCAACATAGTTAATGGCGCACTGATGAACAGCTTTGCTTTCAACAATGCAAATAATCATAAAACTAGACATACCAGTTTAAATAACTCTGATCAAAATAGTAATTTTGGCAttttagacactattggtaattactcaaaataatactagcataaaaacttaattggtaaagagtaatggggagaggttgataatataaaacattgtgagaaacggctccctctgaagtggagtactttttgagaaagaagtaattttccatgaatttgatttagagacctcagaaatcaagcatctgaaagcacacaactctgtgtgacaagagtgttttttcttctttcattataatctcccAACctcgttgaccaattgagctcaaactttcacaggtttgttatttcatgcatatgttgcgacacaccaactgtgaagggtagtctttgacaattaacaacagtgtccactgtctttaacaatttCTGATTATTGTTGAGATTTTCTAAAGGAAGTGCCTCCTGTAAAAtgcaaatggccttgccctctcaaccaCAAATTCCAAGCCCCGTGTGCAAATACTATTTCAATTTGAAAACTTGTTATAAAAAATCCCTTTGTCGCATCATCATACATATTCCATTCATCTATATTTAAATATAAACTTAACACATTTCTGTCTGCATGAATTTCATATGTCTGAAGTATAACACCATTTTACCCTGTACTTATTAAGATTATAGTACTATTTCAcaaat from Asterias amurensis chromosome 17, ASM3211899v1 includes these protein-coding regions:
- the LOC139949794 gene encoding major centromere autoantigen B-like is translated as MCETTTLANGIKRLPLSLEKKLEIIKAVEEHPEIKKAEVARQFGIASSTLWTILKKRKEIVKCSKSFEHSCKRMRLSIHSDIEKSMLLWMQKTLAKKLPVTSVTIRAKARELAMELGRNNFKASWGWLCRFRKRHQVLITQHLQPMGTKKLAKDSSVKAKRNSPAQKERGEEPAVELSMDESYEDAMIHHSPSTNEAFHYLARLQDFFNNREESSNEDFLRIAGLEASLVQCGKNDQQSKITDYFHP